TGTCGCGCAATGCCTGTTCGATAAATCGGAAACGTCGTTCGAACTTGGCATTGGCGCCACGCAGCGCGGCTTCCGGGTCAACCTTGAGATGACGGGCCAGGTTGACCGCCGCAAACAGCAGGTCACCGACTTCATCGGCGATGGCCACCGAGTCGTTATCGGCCATGGCTTCGAGCACTTCATCCAGCTCTTCGCGCACGTTATCCACTACCGGCAAGGCGGCCGGCCAGTCGAAGCCGACCTGGCTGGCGCGCTTTTGCAATTTGGCGGCGCGCGACAGCGATGGCAAGGCCATGGGCACATCATCCAGCAGGGATAATTGCTGCGGCGCCTCGGACTTCTCCGCGCGCTCTTCAGCCTTGATCTGCTCCCAACGCGCCTTGACCTGCTCTTCGCTCAACTGCGGGATATCCAGCGGCGCGTAAAGATCGCCGGTCGGGAACACGTGGGGATGGCGACGAATCAGCTTGCGGGTGATGCTGTCGACCACCCCGGCAAATTCGAAGCGCCCTTCTTCCCGCGCCAGCTGGCTGTAATACACCACCTGAAACAGCAGGTCGCCGAGCTCACCTTGCAGGTGATCGAAGTCACCGCGCTCGATGGCGTCGGCGACTTCGTAGGCTTCTTCCAGGGTGTGCGGGACGATGGTGGCGTAGGTTTGCTTGATGTCCCACGGGCACCCGTATTGGGGATCGCGCAGGCGGTTCATCAGGTGCAGCAGGTCTTCAAGTGAATACATCAGTCTCTTCCGCTGAAGTGGGAACACTGAGGATCAAATGTGGGAGCGGGCTTGCTCGCGAATGCGGTGTATCAGTCAGTACATAGTTAACTGAACCACCGCTTTCGCGAGCAAGCCCGCTCCCACATTTTCAGTCCGCGTTCATCCAGCTACTCATGGGGTGCGATTACGCCGCGTCTCAATGATGTTCGGCAACTGGGAAATGCGCCCCAGCAACCGCCCCAGTGCGTCCAACCCCGGAATCTCGATGGTCAGGGACATCAACGCGGTGTTGTCCTCTTTGTTCGAGCGGGTGTTGACCGCCAGCACGTTGATCCGCTCATTGAGCAGCACTTGCGACACGTCACGCAGCAAACCGGAACGGTCGTAGGCGCGGATGATGATGTCCACCGGGTAGGTGAGCACCGGCACCGGGCCCCAACTGACCTGGATGATGCGCTCCGGCTCGCGCCCGCCCAGTTGCAGCACCGAGGCGCAATCCTGGCGGTGAATGCTCACGCCACGGCCTTGAGTGATGTAACCGACGATGGCATCCCCCGGCAACGGCTGGCAGCAACCGGCCATTTGCGTCATCAGGTTGCCCACACCCTGGATCTGGATATCGCCACGCTTGCCCGGTTTGTAGCCGGTGGCTTTGCGTGGGATCAGCTCCAGCTGCTCGCTGCCGCGCTCCGGCTCGACCAACTGCTGCGCCAGGTTGACCAGCTGCGCCAGGCGCAAATCGCCGGCGCCGAGGGCGGCGAACATGTCTTCGGCGATCTTCATGTTGGCCTTTTCGGCCAGCTTGTCGAAGTCCACCTGTGGCAAGCCCAGGCGCGCCAATTCACGTTCGAGCAGGGTTTTACCGGCGGCAACGTTCTGGTCGCGCGCCTGCAATTTGAACCAGTGGACGATCTTCGCCCGTGCCCGCGACGTGGTGATGTAGCCCAGGTTCGGGTTCAGCCAGTCGCGGCTCGGCGTGCCGTGTTTACTGGTGATGATCTCGACCTGTTCACCGGTCTGCAGGCTGTAGTTGAGCGGCACGATGCGCCCGTTGATCTTGGCGCCCCGGCAGTTGTGGCCGATTTCGGTGTGCACGCGGTAGGCAAAATCCAGCGGCGTAGCGCCCTTGGGCAAGTCGATGGCGTGCCCGTCGGGGGTGAAGATATAGACGCGATCCGGCTCGATATCCACCCGCAGCTGTTCGGCCAGGCCGCCGATGTCGCCGAGTTCTTCGTGCCATTCCAGCACTTGGCGCAGCCAGGAGATTTTCTCTTCGTACTGGTTGGACCCGGCCTTGACGTCGGTGCCCTTGTAGCGCCAGTGCGCGCACACCCCAAGCTCGGCCTCTTCGTGCATGGCGTGGGTGCGAATCTGCACTTCCAGCACCTTGCCCTCGGGGCCGATCACCGCGGTGTGCAGCGAGCGATAGCCGTTTTCCTTGGGGTTGGCGATGTAGTCGTCGAACTCCTTGGGAATGTGCCGCCACAAGGTGTGCACGATACCCAGCGCGGTGTAGCAGTCGCGCATTTCCGGCACCAGCACGCGCACGGCGCGCACGTCGTAGATCTGGCTGAACGCCAGGCCCTTGCGCTGCATTTTGCGCCAGATCGAATAGATGTGTTTGGCCCGGCCGCTGATGTCGGCGTCGACGCCGGTGGCCTGCAACTCGGAACGCAGCTGGCCCATCACGTCGGTGATAAAGCGCTCACGGTCGAGCCGCCGCTCGTGCAGCAGCGTGGCAATCTGTTTGTATTGATCGGGTTCGAGGTAACGGAAGGACAAGTCCTCCAGCTCCCACTTGATATGGCCGATGCCCAGGCGGTGCGCCAGCGGCGCGTAGATATCGAAGACTTCGCGGGCGACACGGTTGCGCTTTTCGTCGTCGGCGGTCTTGACCGCACGGATCGCACAGGTGCGCTCGGCCAGCTTGATCAGCGCGACGCGCACGTCATCGACCATGGCCACGAGCATTTTGCGCAGGTTCTCGACCTGGCCCTGGGTGCCCAGCACCATGGATTGGCGCGGGCTGAGGCTGGCGCTGATGGCGGCCATGCGCAGCACGCCGTCGATCAGCTTGGCGACCACGGCGCCGAAGCGCTGGCTGACCAGCGGCAACGCAATATGCCCTTCGCGTACGCCGCGATAGAGCACGGCGGCGATCAGCGAATCCTGGTCCAGCTTGAGATCGGCGAGGATCTCGGCGATTTCCAACCCGGTGCGAAAGCTTGAGGTGCCTTCCGCCCACAGGTTCTTGGCCGCATTGTTCTGTTGCTCGGACTCACGAGCGAACTCGCAAGCGGCCTTCAAGGCTTCACGGTCCAGTGCCGGGTCGACACTGACGGCATGATCCAGCCATGCCTCGAGATTGATACTGCCGTCGGTGTTGATCGGCTGGTGTGCTCTCACCTGTACCATCTTGCTTACCTTCCCTACGACGCACCTTTGATGCGCCAAAAATCATCGCTGACCTGCTTCATAACCTTAGGCTACGTACAACTCCCTGACAGGTCACGGCCCAGGAGACTACAGGCCAGTCGGATTAAACGGGCATCCTAGCCCGCTTCAAATAACGCCATGGCCTCGACATGAGCTGTCTGTGGAAACATGTCGAGGATCCCGGCACGTTTTAGCCGGTAGCCTTGCTTGACCAACTCAACCGTGTCCCGCGCCAGCGTGGCCGGGTTGCAGGACACATACACCAAGCGCTTCGCGCCCAGGGTGGCGAGCTTGCGCACAACCTCCAGGGCACCATCGCGGGGTGGGTCCAAGAGTACCGCAGAAAAGCCCTGTTTGGCCCATTCCGCGTCGGTCAAAGGCTGGGACAAATCGGCCTGAAAAAACTGCACGTTATGCAAATCGTTGCTGACGGCGTTCTGCGCCGCCCGGTCCACCATGGTCTGCACGCCTTCTACCGCGACCACTTCGCGCACCTGCTTGGCCAGCGGCAGGGCAAAATTACCCAGCCCGCAAAACAGGTCCAGCACCCGCTCGTCTGGTTGTGGCGCCAGCCATTCCAGGGCTTGGGCAACCATCGCCGCATTGACGCCGGCGTTGACCTGCACAAAATCGCCCGGCCGATAAGCCAGTTCCAAATCCCAGTACGCCAACCGATAACCCAAGGTCAAATCCGCGTCGACCGGCTCCGGCTGGCCCTCGCCATGCAGCCACAACTGGGCTTCATGGAAGGTGCAAAATTCTTTCAATACCTGCAGGTCCGCCTCGGACAACGGCGCCATATGCCGCAGCAACACCGCAATCGACGAGCCGCTGAACAGCTCCACGTGCCCCAGTGCCTGAGGTTTGCTCAGGCGGCGCAACATGTTCGGCAAACGCTGCATGATCGGTTGCAAGGCCTGTACCAGCACGGGGCAATCATCGATGGCGACGATGTCCTGACTGGCCACGGCGCGAAAACCGACCTCAAGTTTTTTCGCTTTGGCATCCCAGCGCACGGCCACGCGGGCGCGGCGTCGGTAAGCGAACTGCGGACCACTCAAAGGTGCAGCCCACTCTTGCGGTTCGACACCGGCCACACGCGACAGTTGCTCGGCGAGCATGCGCTGTTTCAGGGCAAGTTGTTCGTCATGGGGCAAGTGCTGCACGCTGCAACCGCCGCAGCGGCCAAAGTGGGCACAGGGTGCCGGGCGGCGCAGTTCGCTGGCCTTGAACACACGCTCGGTGCGTGCCTCGACCACTTTGCCGTGGGCACCCAATACCCGCGCTTCGACCTCTTCGCCGGCCAGCGCGCCATTCACAAACCAGGTGCGGCCTTCGAAGAACACAATGCCACGACCGTCGTTGGCCAGGCGCTCAATGGTCAGGCGTTGTTTCTTGCCGACCGGAATCTGTGGGGCCCGGCTGCCGCCCGTCGGTTGGAAGCGCAGGCCTCTCTCGTGCTTGGCCATCAGTTGGGTTCGTCGAAGATGCCGGTCGACAGGTAACGGTCGCCTCGGTCACAGATGATCGCGACGATCACCGCGTTTTCAACTTCTTTGGACAAACGCAACATACCGGCCACGGCGCCACCGGAGGACACGCCACAGAAGATGCCTTCTTCACGCGCCAGACGGCGGGTGGTGTCTTCGGCTTCACGTTGGGCCATGTCGATGATGCGGTCCACGCGCGTCGCGTTGTAGATCTTCGGCAAATACTCTTCGGGCCAGCGGCGAATGCCGGGGATAGCCGCGCCTTCCATCGGTTGCAGGCCGACGATCTGGATCGCCGGGTTCTGCTCCTTGAGGTAGCGCGAGTTGCCCATGATGGTGCCGGTGGTGCCCATCGAGCTGACGAAATGGGTGATGGTGCCGTGGGTCTGGCGCCAGATCTCCGGGCCGGTGCTGGTGTAGTGCGCTTCGGGGTTGTCGCCGTTGGCGAACTGGTCCAGCACCACGCCACGGCCTTCGGCCGCCATGCGCTCGGCGAGGTCGCGGGCGCCTTCCATGCCTTCTTCCTGGGTGACCAGGATCAGCTGGGCGCCATAGGCGGTCATTGCCGCCTTGCGTTCGGCGCTGCCGTTGTCGGGCATGATCAACACCATCTTGTAACCCTTGATCGCCGCGGCCATGGCCAGGGCGATGCCGGTATTACCCGAGGTGGCTTCGATCAGGGTGTCGCCGGGCTTGATCTGCCCGCGCAGTTCGGCGCGGGTGATCATCGACAGCGCCGGGCGGTCCTTGACGGAGCCGGCCGGGTTGTTGCCTTCGAGCTTGAGCAACAGGGTATTGCTGGTTTCACCCGCCATGCGTTGCAAGCGGACCAGGGGCGTGTTGCCGACGCAATCGGCGATTGTAGGGTACTGCAAGGTCATGGCGTATTCGCAATCCAGACTGCGGGGGCGAACATCATACCGGGAAAGGCTGGCGGGCCATATCACGCATAGTGTGGTGCTTATGGCTTAAAGGCATAAGCAGCCAGTCAGCTGTTCACGAAAGCCATCCATTCGTTGCGGGTCAACTCATGCACCAGACCGGTCTTGGCGTTGTTCATAGGCACAGCCAGGGTCTCGATATAGTTTTTGTATTCGGCTTCGTTCATTTCGCCTTTCCCCACTTTGGCCGTGGCCAGTTCCAGCGCGCGATGGAATTGCTTGAGCGCTGCCTCAAAGCGCTGCGAATACTTGCGCTCCAGGAACGCCACCCAATATTCCTCATCCTCAAGTTTTGCCGGCCAGTTGAACTGCGATTCATCACGCAGAATACGTCGACGTAATTCATTCACGGAATCGGCGTCTGGCACGGCAGTGGCTGTGGCAAATCGCCCGGGCAGCGCAAGGGGCAAGTCGAGGCTGGCGGCCAGGGCAAGTCGATAGACCAGAATGTGCACACAGATTTCGCGATCGGTCGGCAGGTCCAACGCACCCTGCACGTAATAGCGGATGGAGGCCAAGCGCCGCAGCGCCCGGTAATAATTAATGAAGTCAGGGCCCGCATTGGCTACGTTTCCCGAGAGCATCTGCACCGGCAACATCGCCAGTTCGAGGTCATTGAGGCTCAACAGCCACCCATCGATCCCTCCGCTCATATCACCCAGGCGCTCCTCAAAAAGGATTCGGCGCAGCCGGCCATTATGATTGGCCGCCTCAATCAGATTCCAGACGCGCTGTGTAAGGTTCTGGCGCAAGGCTTGATGCTCCGGGGCAATCAACGGGGGATAAGAGGACAGGTGCCATAACAGGTTGAAAAACCGATCGGCCATTCTCTCGCCCGCCAACAGCTGCCATTCAGCGCGCCATTGCGCCATTTCATTGAGCGGGACCGCCACCAGCCAACGCTCAACCGAAGGAAGCGGGAATTCGCCATTGCCCCACAAGCCAAAATAGATGTCTTGATAACCCGGTCGTCTACGGTAACTGCTGAGCCGTTGCAACGTTCCCGGGGAAAGATCGTTGCCCCGAAGATTCATGGCGCGGTGCACTGTTTCATGCAAGAAGAGATCGATCTGCGTAAGCACCTTGATAGCGTTGTCGCGCAAATCGAAGGTGCGAAGATTTTCCAGCGTCACCGCGCCCAGCGGCAAAACATTGATTTGTGTATTCCGCAGTTTGATGACCCGCAATTGCTCCAGGCCATACAGGTTCAATCGTTGCCCCCGCCCCAAAGGGTTATTGGACAGGTCCAGTTTGATCAGGCGCGTCATGCTCTGCAGGTTACTGACATCCCAAAGATTTGGCCGAATCAGGTTGTTCGATAGATACAGCCGCTTCAAATACCAAAGCTGCGACACCTCGTGAGGGATGTGGACCAGACGATTACCGTCGAGATAAAGCGTGCGCAGCGCGGGAAAGCGTCGGAGGAAATGCCTCGGCAATGCTTGCAGTTGGTTATTGCTGAGGCTCAGTTGCATCACATGACCAAAGTGGGCATTTATCTCAGGCAACTCATTCAGGTTCAGGTCATCCAGAGACAGCTCGAACACCACGCCTCGCGTGGAATCCTCTTTGCGCCAGCAAGCCTGAATTCGCTCAGCGGCCTCGCGCCGCGCGGCCTGCTGAGCAGCCTCCGGTGCCTGCGCAGACCAACGTTCAAGCGCGCCCTTCAAAGCCGCTCGCTCCTGGAAAAGTGTATCAATGGCCGTGTCGCGCTCGCTCACGGAATCACTCAGGTTTTCCAGTATCTTAAACACTTCCTCATCAGTTTTAGACGGAAACAACTCACGCATACGCGCCACTTGCTGGCGATCCACCGGGCCCCATCCATCACCACCGCTCAACGGATAACCCATCCGCCCGTCAGCCATACGACGCGGCGGGTTGTACCAGGCGGGCCAGCCTATCCCCAGCAGCGCGTCGACCGACTCCCCTTTAGGTTCCTGACGATGACCGATCTCCTGCAGCAACTCTTCGACTCCGCCCACGTGGGTGTAGCCCAACGCCTGGCGTTCCCGAGGCGGCAGCGCGGCTAACAAAACAGGCAGGAAAGCCCCAGGGCTTCCCACCGATTGCCGAGTGCCGTCCGTTTGAGGGGCGTACGCCTGATAATGACCGGCCACCGGCTCCAGCACGCGCTTGAGCGCTGCATCGACGGGGCCGATGCTGTCGAGCAGTCGCGCCTGCGCCCGCACTTCAACCCGCAAGTGCCGTGGCCAGCCGTCGATATCCGGCAAGGTGTGCAGGATCAACTTCGCACTGTCGTGACTTGCTGCTGCGGGAAGGAACAGCCCCTCTAAAGCCCGGGCCCTGCGCAACTGCTTGAGCCACCAACGGATATAAGGGGTGAGGGTCAAGGGCACGCGGCCAGCCTCCAGGCTCTGCACCTCATCCGCCGAGGCCTGACGTACCAGGCTCTCGGCCACCGTCGCCGTCAAGCCGATAAAGTGATGCTGCAGCCGCTGCGCCAGTGGGTCTGAAGAAGGTTTATGACACAGCGCGTCGAAAAAATTCCGTTCCATCTGCGGCGGGTCTATTTCGACCTTGGACTCCAGCACCGTGACCTGATCGACGCGCGACGCTCCCGCCACCCCGACCAGCGCGTCGGCGGCCTCAGGCCCAAGCTCACCCAGCAGCTCAGCGTAAAAACCCTGCCCTCGCGCCACGCCCGCCTTGACCCGCTGCTGAATCGTGAACCGCTCAATCGTCTCTAACAGCAGCACGGGGGGGCGCTCATTACGCACATGCACCCGTCGCAGGATGCCCGGCGTCACCGCGCTGATGGTTTGGATCTGCTCAATGGCATCCGGCGACAACGAGCGCGTCACCGGCCCGAGGCGCCAAAACGGTTTCTGCCCATCCCACGTCAGCGGGTTTTCCCACTCGTGGCGCCAGGCGCCGGCGCCGTTGCTGACCAATACCGGTGCGTAAGCATCTTCCAAAGAGGGGTGAAGAATTCGCCACGGCTCAAGTGTGCCCGCGCGGTCGACTTTGAAATACTGGCCCTCGAGGGCCAGGTAGCGATCCGGCCCAAGGCTGTAGAGGCCCAGAGCGTCTGGTTCGGGTAGCCTGCTCGGCATATCGGCGGTGCTCGCGTACTGCGCAATTTCGCGCTGGCGAGGATGAAACGAGCCATCAGGCGCGCGATTACGCAACAGGGCCTGGGCCACCTGGTAGCGGAACTCGGTGATTGCCTGTTGCTGATTCCACCCCAGTACAGACAGACCCAGTTCGGAGATCTGGCTGACGATCGCCGCGTAAAAACTGTCGGCGCCGGTCACTGTGGCACCCACCCGGCGCTCTGTGGGGTCGTAAGGTGCAAATTGACCTTGATCCTGATCGATGACCACCAGCGTCCGGTCCTTTGGCCCCCGCAAACTATAAGGCACAGCTTGTCCCTTGGGGCTGACAACCAACGCCTGGCCGGTAAAGCCGCGCAATACGCCAGCGGCGAACTCTGCGGCCCAGTGCTGCGTCTGTCGGTCGAACCGCCGCGGATGGAGGAGCCCATCGACGATGGCCTCGCGGCGCCCCACTTGATGGGCGGCACGCAATGCGCTGTAAAGTGCTTCGGGTTGCAGTTGCGAATGCAACAGTTGGGTTTGCTGGTGCGCCGACAGCGGGTGTTCACGCAACACCTCCAGTAACCGCGCCAGGCTCAATTGCGGGTGCAAAGCCTGTAGCTGTGTAATCACGGCGGGGGCGGGATGCGCTTGGCCGATACGGTCAGGCAACAGGTTGCGCACTGACGCGCCGGCGCCACTCGGCATTGCCCGGCTGGCATCGGCAAAGCGAGTAAGTGCGTCGAACAAATCGAATTTCAAGGTGTTGGCCAATGCCGCGAGCTGCTGACGAATCGGTTGTTCGCCTGCGGGAAAAATAGCCGGCAACATGTCCACTATCGCCTGGGGTAAGTGTAGCGCAATGCGGCGTGGCGTGGCGTAGGCAAATTGATAGTTTTCCAACTGAGTCACGGTCACCACCTGCGTCGTTGGGCGAGTGGCGTCTTTGCTATAGCGTCGAATCTCCTGGCCTTGGTGGTTTTCAATGCTCAAGGCGGTGCCCACGGGCCAGGCCTCCAACTGGGTCAGCAAAGGTGCCAGGACCTGAACGGCACCGACGGGGCCGGGACCACGGGCATCCTCCCCCTCAATCACCCAGTCGATAAGCCTGTCGGCGTTGAACC
The sequence above is a segment of the Pseudomonas sp. R76 genome. Coding sequences within it:
- the mazG gene encoding nucleoside triphosphate pyrophosphohydrolase translates to MYSLEDLLHLMNRLRDPQYGCPWDIKQTYATIVPHTLEEAYEVADAIERGDFDHLQGELGDLLFQVVYYSQLAREEGRFEFAGVVDSITRKLIRRHPHVFPTGDLYAPLDIPQLSEEQVKARWEQIKAEERAEKSEAPQQLSLLDDVPMALPSLSRAAKLQKRASQVGFDWPAALPVVDNVREELDEVLEAMADNDSVAIADEVGDLLFAAVNLARHLKVDPEAALRGANAKFERRFRFIEQALRDTHQSIEDCTLETLDALWGEAKRQEKNVSSCG
- the relA gene encoding GTP diphosphokinase, with product MVQVRAHQPINTDGSINLEAWLDHAVSVDPALDREALKAACEFARESEQQNNAAKNLWAEGTSSFRTGLEIAEILADLKLDQDSLIAAVLYRGVREGHIALPLVSQRFGAVVAKLIDGVLRMAAISASLSPRQSMVLGTQGQVENLRKMLVAMVDDVRVALIKLAERTCAIRAVKTADDEKRNRVAREVFDIYAPLAHRLGIGHIKWELEDLSFRYLEPDQYKQIATLLHERRLDRERFITDVMGQLRSELQATGVDADISGRAKHIYSIWRKMQRKGLAFSQIYDVRAVRVLVPEMRDCYTALGIVHTLWRHIPKEFDDYIANPKENGYRSLHTAVIGPEGKVLEVQIRTHAMHEEAELGVCAHWRYKGTDVKAGSNQYEEKISWLRQVLEWHEELGDIGGLAEQLRVDIEPDRVYIFTPDGHAIDLPKGATPLDFAYRVHTEIGHNCRGAKINGRIVPLNYSLQTGEQVEIITSKHGTPSRDWLNPNLGYITTSRARAKIVHWFKLQARDQNVAAGKTLLERELARLGLPQVDFDKLAEKANMKIAEDMFAALGAGDLRLAQLVNLAQQLVEPERGSEQLELIPRKATGYKPGKRGDIQIQGVGNLMTQMAGCCQPLPGDAIVGYITQGRGVSIHRQDCASVLQLGGREPERIIQVSWGPVPVLTYPVDIIIRAYDRSGLLRDVSQVLLNERINVLAVNTRSNKEDNTALMSLTIEIPGLDALGRLLGRISQLPNIIETRRNRTP
- the rlmD gene encoding 23S rRNA (uracil(1939)-C(5))-methyltransferase RlmD; the encoded protein is MAKHERGLRFQPTGGSRAPQIPVGKKQRLTIERLANDGRGIVFFEGRTWFVNGALAGEEVEARVLGAHGKVVEARTERVFKASELRRPAPCAHFGRCGGCSVQHLPHDEQLALKQRMLAEQLSRVAGVEPQEWAAPLSGPQFAYRRRARVAVRWDAKAKKLEVGFRAVASQDIVAIDDCPVLVQALQPIMQRLPNMLRRLSKPQALGHVELFSGSSIAVLLRHMAPLSEADLQVLKEFCTFHEAQLWLHGEGQPEPVDADLTLGYRLAYWDLELAYRPGDFVQVNAGVNAAMVAQALEWLAPQPDERVLDLFCGLGNFALPLAKQVREVVAVEGVQTMVDRAAQNAVSNDLHNVQFFQADLSQPLTDAEWAKQGFSAVLLDPPRDGALEVVRKLATLGAKRLVYVSCNPATLARDTVELVKQGYRLKRAGILDMFPQTAHVEAMALFEAG
- the cysM gene encoding cysteine synthase CysM, which produces MTLQYPTIADCVGNTPLVRLQRMAGETSNTLLLKLEGNNPAGSVKDRPALSMITRAELRGQIKPGDTLIEATSGNTGIALAMAAAIKGYKMVLIMPDNGSAERKAAMTAYGAQLILVTQEEGMEGARDLAERMAAEGRGVVLDQFANGDNPEAHYTSTGPEIWRQTHGTITHFVSSMGTTGTIMGNSRYLKEQNPAIQIVGLQPMEGAAIPGIRRWPEEYLPKIYNATRVDRIIDMAQREAEDTTRRLAREEGIFCGVSSGGAVAGMLRLSKEVENAVIVAIICDRGDRYLSTGIFDEPN
- a CDS encoding NEL-type E3 ubiquitin ligase domain-containing protein, with the translated sequence MVEPITSSTPQDSLREYIAAQQTVLMAAPEWSALQGLDAMREKFGSFFGVLNEQETFEYVRLQKAWVDAQHTLEKAVQQLTEAFEQHAGSELRAELKKLTGQDIDPTVTRIYTRYKASGGEQRGAAEGAIKVASLTLWDAACLNYDGLTGWTFPGRTGLAGASYLDDGVSATAGQFIAMVRRLDIGAQLNTQLQRALQANGSLGRGIMALATAELEFALIEALRDTAASRVDRHQYQQVKRALAGEVRWGRVEEMRLFIPHGVDNTSWIPQHIGLTGQYASEPAGDCLSIPHLVFAVSDCPGAFSFFPNRPGGSLRHHDSHRDACEEFYVAFHGFYRKGKVDWLYQAMSLRDSARLINIVKVGPPPDFTGATEGFAKLLYRLAQAIPTLGTVQKIGYARVTVQQVPLVSLSNFYVQRCADNLKELANETPGFMPTMIELAQTLISEIITLLLTPVPGALKGLGRVRAFALFVAMERALIDGGHQALQGQPDELLQGVVDLADLLISARLHTRLAMSVQRRHQRLYRQLSQRRHAAPDAQQLTNPQLLERMLGSQHAAARDMQAVLDASGTSRDALQQVWEGAPPSASLVEAVHRFNADRLIDWVIEGEDARGPGPVGAVQVLAPLLTQLEAWPVGTALSIENHQGQEIRRYSKDATRPTTQVVTVTQLENYQFAYATPRRIALHLPQAIVDMLPAIFPAGEQPIRQQLAALANTLKFDLFDALTRFADASRAMPSGAGASVRNLLPDRIGQAHPAPAVITQLQALHPQLSLARLLEVLREHPLSAHQQTQLLHSQLQPEALYSALRAAHQVGRREAIVDGLLHPRRFDRQTQHWAAEFAAGVLRGFTGQALVVSPKGQAVPYSLRGPKDRTLVVIDQDQGQFAPYDPTERRVGATVTGADSFYAAIVSQISELGLSVLGWNQQQAITEFRYQVAQALLRNRAPDGSFHPRQREIAQYASTADMPSRLPEPDALGLYSLGPDRYLALEGQYFKVDRAGTLEPWRILHPSLEDAYAPVLVSNGAGAWRHEWENPLTWDGQKPFWRLGPVTRSLSPDAIEQIQTISAVTPGILRRVHVRNERPPVLLLETIERFTIQQRVKAGVARGQGFYAELLGELGPEAADALVGVAGASRVDQVTVLESKVEIDPPQMERNFFDALCHKPSSDPLAQRLQHHFIGLTATVAESLVRQASADEVQSLEAGRVPLTLTPYIRWWLKQLRRARALEGLFLPAAASHDSAKLILHTLPDIDGWPRHLRVEVRAQARLLDSIGPVDAALKRVLEPVAGHYQAYAPQTDGTRQSVGSPGAFLPVLLAALPPRERQALGYTHVGGVEELLQEIGHRQEPKGESVDALLGIGWPAWYNPPRRMADGRMGYPLSGGDGWGPVDRQQVARMRELFPSKTDEEVFKILENLSDSVSERDTAIDTLFQERAALKGALERWSAQAPEAAQQAARREAAERIQACWRKEDSTRGVVFELSLDDLNLNELPEINAHFGHVMQLSLSNNQLQALPRHFLRRFPALRTLYLDGNRLVHIPHEVSQLWYLKRLYLSNNLIRPNLWDVSNLQSMTRLIKLDLSNNPLGRGQRLNLYGLEQLRVIKLRNTQINVLPLGAVTLENLRTFDLRDNAIKVLTQIDLFLHETVHRAMNLRGNDLSPGTLQRLSSYRRRPGYQDIYFGLWGNGEFPLPSVERWLVAVPLNEMAQWRAEWQLLAGERMADRFFNLLWHLSSYPPLIAPEHQALRQNLTQRVWNLIEAANHNGRLRRILFEERLGDMSGGIDGWLLSLNDLELAMLPVQMLSGNVANAGPDFINYYRALRRLASIRYYVQGALDLPTDREICVHILVYRLALAASLDLPLALPGRFATATAVPDADSVNELRRRILRDESQFNWPAKLEDEEYWVAFLERKYSQRFEAALKQFHRALELATAKVGKGEMNEAEYKNYIETLAVPMNNAKTGLVHELTRNEWMAFVNS